A region of Paenibacillus sp. JNUCC-31 DNA encodes the following proteins:
- a CDS encoding ATP-binding protein — protein sequence MRNWVKNENVQMTAIAFATAVGAQFKINPFREDYFRIGLGVSILLFLLMIMPHLSYVKTGILTGIANLLFQSADLINHVQTVSILESMRDNLGAGVYYVVFAYGLSKLRHRFHEMQPLLLGGLITCIDFSSNFVELLLRGMLSGTNIFYMKEWLYLLVVGGLRSYFVIGLYNSFAVRQMRLLHAEQEKRMEQMLSVNSGLYGEAFYLQKAMNTIEGIAVDSYDLYRDLREQELNQYSQRTLGIAQQIHEVKKDSQRILAGLLKLYDSEKAVNMSLSEVLNFAIKGNRKYSEMLNRKIEIRIEQQYDCDSPYYIPLLTVMNNLIANAVEAIENDGTIRIGVLEEGADVQFVVIDSGKGVPEAKRDIIFEPGYTTKFNEVGIAATGIGLSHVRDIVQSLEGRISVESAPQGDKGSAFVVSIPKANLVNGDGADDALYYDRG from the coding sequence ATGCGCAATTGGGTCAAAAATGAGAATGTGCAGATGACGGCCATTGCCTTTGCCACAGCAGTAGGTGCGCAATTCAAGATTAATCCGTTCCGGGAAGATTATTTCCGAATCGGGTTGGGGGTCAGCATCCTTTTATTTCTGCTGATGATTATGCCGCACCTGTCTTATGTGAAGACAGGAATCTTGACAGGCATCGCGAATTTGCTGTTTCAGTCGGCAGATCTCATTAATCATGTACAGACCGTGTCCATTCTGGAAAGTATGCGGGACAATCTGGGGGCAGGCGTGTATTACGTGGTCTTTGCCTATGGGCTGAGCAAGTTGAGGCATCGATTTCATGAGATGCAGCCTCTTCTACTCGGCGGGTTGATCACATGTATCGATTTCTCATCTAATTTTGTTGAGCTGCTTCTTCGCGGAATGTTAAGTGGAACCAATATCTTTTATATGAAGGAATGGTTGTATCTGCTTGTGGTGGGCGGTCTGCGAAGTTACTTTGTGATTGGGCTCTACAACAGTTTTGCGGTGAGGCAGATGCGGCTCTTGCATGCAGAGCAGGAGAAGCGAATGGAGCAGATGCTGAGCGTGAATTCGGGTCTGTATGGCGAGGCCTTTTATCTGCAAAAAGCCATGAATACGATTGAAGGCATTGCTGTAGACAGCTACGATCTTTATCGGGATCTGAGAGAGCAGGAATTGAACCAATATAGCCAGCGGACGCTCGGCATTGCTCAACAGATTCATGAGGTCAAAAAGGACTCCCAACGTATCCTTGCAGGTCTGTTGAAATTGTATGATAGCGAAAAAGCAGTGAATATGAGTCTTTCCGAGGTATTAAACTTTGCGATCAAAGGAAACCGGAAGTATAGCGAAATGCTGAACAGAAAGATTGAGATTCGCATCGAGCAGCAGTATGACTGTGACTCGCCTTACTATATTCCTCTCTTAACTGTCATGAATAATCTGATCGCCAATGCCGTGGAAGCCATTGAGAACGACGGAACGATTCGGATTGGCGTTTTGGAAGAAGGGGCGGATGTGCAATTTGTGGTTATCGACTCTGGAAAAGGTGTACCCGAGGCGAAGCGAGATATCATCTTCGAACCAGGTTATACGACCAAGTTCAATGAAGTAGGCATTGCGGCAACCGGAATTGGGTTGTCCCATGTACGTGATATCGTTCAGTCCCTGGAAGGACGAATCAGTGTGGAATCGGCTCCGCAAGGCGATAAGGGCTCCGCATTTGTCGTATCCATTCCGAAAGCAAATCTGGTCAATGGGGACGGTGCGGACGACGCCTTATATTATGATCGTGGATGA
- a CDS encoding hybrid sensor histidine kinase/response regulator, giving the protein MKSLQTKPMNRYRYMIVMLIIVGVLIGMRSAWSAFFHTANEHRAVNGVLDLRGVDLENSPIMYLNGEWELYLDKLLTQKEIAKRDGGAKSVQVPGDWGTAQNQEQESSYGYGTYRLRILTDPLQTPVTFWFKGIRSSSEIEMNGVADGGMGEVSADSSTYMPRSTSYTATYDREGTTSIELLIRVANYDSPYMGGISKPVRFGSQAAVDFSRWYSIGFQMVTFLILVLHGIYACILYAFNPQERALLVAAILTLSVGTAVMMGHDNILMLWLPINYTWGIKIRLISLLLQNICILLLFQRLTVVHVRKAWLQLHVVITLIYTAMIVVVPIHITFAMIHYNVINVFFLLSLIWYLYIVGTMIFRKQGDRDIVFLLLTAGGITSNLLWSVAETVRDVTTVYYPIDIIFAITGFSAYWFKKYFRNVRENMRLNTELQKSDKIKDQFLANTSHELRTPLHGIINIAHNVVTREKSRLDERSQEDMELLITIGRRMSHLLGDLLDVVRLKEHRIVLRQVPLSIQSVVPGIIAMLQFMAERKPVRLHMEIPESFPLVLADEERLVQILYNLLHNALKHTEEGTISVSAEIREGHALIHVTDTGIGMDEDTRMRIFLPYEQGSYGISDGQGIGLGLNICKQLVELHGGALTVHSEIGKGSVFSFDLPLAHETRQAQSQLPLIWEQAMEIMEDAPGGFLLPRPGMGDVESSATAEMAPLLKEGRATILAVDDDPVNLDVLVSILSTEPYTITTARSGQEAMELLGTRQWDLLITDVMMPNMSGYELTQKVREQFSMSELPVLLLTARSQPPDIYTGFASGANDYVTKPVDALELKYRIRALTMLNQSIQERLRMEAAYLQAQIQPHFLFNTLNSLMVLSDIDTEHMRKLGEAFSSYLRISFNYLNTGELVKLSHELELVEAYLFIEKTRFEDRLSVVLNVEPDLSLLLPPLSIQPLIENAVRHGLLSRNVGGTVCLSISRHEGYTRIEVKDNGKGIEPEKVAELLHATPGGKGGIGIVNTNRRLLQRYGQGLSIVSEPGEGTMVSFDIPDEI; this is encoded by the coding sequence ATGAAATCACTTCAAACGAAACCTATGAACCGTTACAGATATATGATCGTCATGCTAATCATTGTTGGCGTATTGATAGGCATGCGCTCGGCATGGTCGGCGTTTTTCCATACGGCAAATGAGCATCGCGCCGTTAATGGAGTGCTTGACTTAAGGGGCGTGGATCTGGAAAACTCTCCGATCATGTATTTGAATGGGGAATGGGAACTCTACTTGGATAAGTTGCTAACCCAGAAAGAGATTGCAAAGAGGGATGGCGGTGCAAAGAGTGTTCAGGTCCCAGGAGACTGGGGGACTGCACAGAATCAGGAACAAGAGAGTTCGTACGGTTACGGAACATATCGATTGCGTATTTTGACAGATCCGCTTCAGACGCCTGTTACCTTCTGGTTCAAAGGAATTCGAAGTTCATCCGAGATTGAGATGAATGGAGTCGCCGATGGCGGTATGGGTGAGGTATCCGCGGATAGCAGTACGTATATGCCCAGAAGTACTTCATATACAGCGACTTATGATCGGGAAGGAACAACATCTATTGAATTATTGATCCGCGTAGCCAATTACGATAGCCCATATATGGGCGGAATTAGTAAACCTGTTCGCTTCGGCTCACAGGCAGCCGTTGATTTTTCGCGGTGGTACTCCATTGGATTTCAGATGGTTACCTTTCTGATTTTGGTCCTTCACGGCATATATGCCTGTATTCTCTACGCATTTAATCCGCAGGAACGCGCCTTGCTGGTTGCGGCCATATTAACTTTATCTGTGGGCACAGCAGTTATGATGGGTCATGATAATATTTTGATGTTATGGCTTCCGATTAATTATACCTGGGGCATTAAAATTCGATTAATCTCATTGTTGTTGCAAAATATATGTATCCTTCTGTTATTCCAGAGATTAACGGTGGTTCATGTACGAAAGGCATGGCTTCAGTTGCATGTTGTTATTACTTTAATCTATACCGCCATGATTGTGGTGGTGCCCATTCATATTACCTTTGCCATGATCCATTACAACGTCATTAACGTATTCTTTCTTCTATCATTAATCTGGTATCTATACATCGTCGGAACAATGATCTTCAGGAAACAGGGGGATCGGGACATTGTGTTTCTGCTGCTTACCGCAGGAGGCATTACATCCAACCTGTTATGGAGTGTGGCCGAGACTGTCAGAGATGTGACGACAGTGTACTATCCAATCGATATCATTTTTGCGATTACCGGCTTCTCAGCCTACTGGTTCAAGAAGTACTTCAGGAATGTCCGAGAGAATATGAGACTGAATACAGAATTGCAGAAGAGTGACAAAATTAAAGATCAATTCCTGGCTAATACATCCCATGAACTGCGAACTCCGCTGCACGGAATCATTAACATCGCTCACAACGTGGTCACCCGAGAGAAGAGCAGGTTGGATGAACGGAGCCAGGAGGATATGGAACTGCTCATCACGATCGGTCGACGAATGTCCCATCTGCTTGGGGACCTGCTGGATGTAGTCCGGCTGAAGGAGCATCGAATTGTGCTGCGTCAGGTCCCCCTTTCAATACAGTCAGTGGTACCTGGTATTATCGCTATGCTGCAATTCATGGCAGAACGGAAACCGGTCCGCCTTCATATGGAGATTCCAGAATCATTCCCTCTGGTCCTGGCTGATGAAGAAAGACTTGTGCAGATTTTGTATAATCTGCTGCATAACGCGCTCAAACATACGGAGGAAGGGACGATCTCCGTAAGCGCCGAAATTCGTGAAGGACATGCCTTGATCCATGTGACGGATACGGGCATTGGCATGGATGAGGATACTAGGATGAGGATATTCCTTCCATATGAACAAGGGTCGTATGGAATAAGTGATGGACAAGGCATCGGGCTTGGACTGAATATCTGCAAACAGCTCGTAGAACTGCACGGCGGGGCACTAACGGTTCACTCGGAAATCGGAAAGGGCTCGGTATTCAGCTTCGACCTGCCGCTTGCGCATGAAACCCGTCAGGCTCAGTCGCAGCTCCCCCTGATCTGGGAACAGGCGATGGAGATAATGGAAGATGCTCCTGGTGGATTTCTGCTACCTCGCCCCGGTATGGGCGACGTAGAATCTTCGGCGACAGCGGAGATGGCCCCGTTGTTAAAAGAGGGGAGAGCCACCATTCTGGCTGTGGATGATGATCCGGTGAATCTGGATGTGCTGGTCAGTATTCTTTCGACCGAACCCTACACGATAACTACGGCCCGTTCAGGCCAGGAAGCGATGGAATTGCTGGGCACACGCCAGTGGGATTTGCTCATTACAGATGTGATGATGCCTAATATGTCCGGCTATGAATTAACCCAGAAGGTGCGGGAACAATTCTCCATGTCGGAGCTTCCGGTGTTATTGTTGACTGCACGAAGCCAGCCACCGGATATATATACCGGTTTTGCATCGGGGGCAAATGATTATGTCACGAAGCCTGTAGATGCGTTGGAGCTGAAATATCGGATACGTGCATTGACCATGTTAAATCAGTCCATCCAAGAGCGCCTGCGCATGGAGGCCGCCTATTTGCAGGCTCAGATTCAGCCCCACTTCCTGTTCAATACGCTGAATTCGCTTATGGTCTTAAGTGATATTGATACAGAGCATATGCGGAAGCTCGGTGAAGCCTTTTCATCCTATTTACGGATCAGCTTCAACTATCTCAATACAGGGGAACTGGTGAAATTATCACACGAGCTGGAACTCGTGGAAGCCTATCTTTTTATTGAGAAAACGCGATTTGAAGATCGCTTGTCTGTGGTATTGAACGTAGAGCCGGATCTTTCGTTGCTTCTCCCGCCGCTATCGATTCAGCCTTTGATTGAAAACGCCGTAAGACATGGGCTGTTAAGCCGAAATGTGGGCGGGACGGTATGCCTGTCCATCTCTCGCCATGAGGGTTATACCCGTATTGAGGTGAAAGATAATGGCAAAGGCATCGAACCGGAGAAGGTTGCAGAGCTGCTACATGCTACGCCAGGTGGAAAAGGCGGAATAGGCATTGTGAATACGAACCGCAGATTGCTGCAACGGTATGGTCAGGGGTTATCTATTGTAAGTGAGCCAGGTGAGGGAACAATGGTGTCATTTGATATTCCGGATGAGATATAA
- a CDS encoding response regulator, producing MKVILVDDERLALIGLQKSLEKEVSGIKIIATYMNPTEAMAGIVRHRPDVVFLDIHMPEMDGMDLGRQIQAATPGTEIIFVTSYDQYAVHAFELQALDYLMKPIQKDRLKQTVSRVREKLSVKRELQSKDTNVPLICCFNQIQFKLPGKDIQVAKWRTSKAQELFAYLLHHRNQTIHRSVLLEMLWPELEEEKTVHQLYTAMYHVRQTLKACNMDMVTIHSGHLEAGYRLELGEAQLDSEQWEQEIRQWKVVNASTIHAYEQALHLYKGTYLGNYQYMWAEPERERLRYMWLYHMRQLSLYYQQQGLGEKVIECTRRIQQMLPDEEESYFVLMKLYNEMNNDLGVEEQYRLLTTRMEHDLEIPISENISAWYQDWKFGLTKVMKT from the coding sequence GTGAAAGTGATATTGGTTGACGACGAACGTCTAGCGTTGATAGGCCTTCAAAAATCACTAGAAAAAGAAGTAAGCGGCATCAAAATTATCGCTACATATATGAACCCGACAGAGGCCATGGCAGGTATTGTGAGGCACCGCCCTGATGTTGTATTTCTGGATATTCATATGCCAGAGATGGATGGTATGGATCTGGGAAGGCAGATTCAGGCAGCAACACCGGGCACCGAAATTATATTTGTGACCAGTTACGACCAATATGCAGTGCATGCCTTCGAGTTACAGGCTTTGGACTATCTGATGAAGCCCATCCAGAAGGATCGATTGAAGCAGACAGTGAGCCGAGTCCGGGAGAAACTAAGCGTAAAACGCGAGCTGCAGTCAAAGGATACAAACGTACCTTTAATTTGCTGTTTTAATCAGATACAGTTTAAGCTTCCAGGCAAGGATATCCAGGTTGCCAAATGGCGCACAAGCAAGGCGCAGGAGCTGTTTGCATATTTACTCCATCACCGGAATCAGACGATTCATCGCAGTGTGTTGCTGGAGATGCTGTGGCCTGAATTAGAAGAGGAAAAGACGGTACATCAACTCTATACCGCAATGTATCATGTCCGTCAAACCCTGAAAGCATGCAATATGGATATGGTCACCATTCACAGTGGACACTTGGAAGCGGGATATAGACTTGAATTGGGTGAAGCTCAGTTGGATAGTGAGCAGTGGGAGCAGGAAATCAGGCAATGGAAAGTTGTGAACGCCAGTACCATTCATGCCTATGAGCAAGCGCTTCATCTATACAAGGGCACGTATCTTGGGAATTACCAATACATGTGGGCTGAACCTGAACGGGAAAGATTAAGATACATGTGGTTGTACCATATGCGACAACTTAGTCTGTATTACCAGCAACAGGGACTGGGTGAGAAAGTAATTGAGTGTACACGGCGTATCCAGCAGATGCTTCCAGATGAAGAGGAAAGTTATTTCGTTTTAATGAAACTATATAATGAAATGAACAACGATCTCGGTGTGGAGGAGCAGTATCGTCTCTTAACCACCAGAATGGAGCATGATTTGGAGATACCAATCAGTGAAAATATTAGCGCATGGTATCAGGACTGGAAGTTCGGTTTAACTAAAGTCATGAAAACGTAA
- a CDS encoding DinB family protein, translated as MSDANQSFGQALVKSLVGERGHIRIARALPDIDVTLAAHTHEAMPYTIYQLVKHMHYWQQFMLEHLEGRKPQLPGNVSESWPEETGPQDEATWQTDIQAFLDGVDQAVTIAETAQLDDPLPYFPGETKAGLLRNIASHNSYHLGEIVLLRRFYGVWPPLGGGFPG; from the coding sequence ATGTCAGATGCTAATCAAAGCTTTGGACAAGCCCTTGTCAAATCATTGGTGGGAGAACGCGGACATATCCGCATCGCCCGTGCATTACCCGATATTGATGTTACACTTGCCGCACATACACATGAGGCCATGCCTTACACCATCTATCAGTTGGTGAAGCACATGCATTATTGGCAGCAGTTCATGCTTGAACACTTGGAGGGACGCAAGCCGCAACTCCCCGGGAACGTAAGTGAGAGCTGGCCTGAAGAGACAGGTCCTCAGGATGAAGCCACATGGCAGACGGATATCCAGGCATTCCTGGATGGGGTTGACCAAGCGGTAACCATTGCCGAAACTGCCCAATTGGATGATCCGTTACCTTATTTCCCGGGCGAAACCAAAGCTGGACTCCTGCGCAACATCGCGTCTCATAACTCATACCATTTGGGTGAGATTGTTCTGCTTCGTCGCTTCTACGGCGTGTGGCCACCACTGGGAGGCGGATTCCCGGGCTAA